A stretch of the Archangium violaceum genome encodes the following:
- a CDS encoding autotransporter outer membrane beta-barrel domain-containing protein has product MSAVVGALTYLAVPVAHAEESSKVVVPTTKNPYISAVATLYKKARYEEAQSKLEKALEWKSNGTQEVLWLKLMQGVLQAELAQGNALESFKEALALNKEAQLPVQGSRRLRKLFEQARSTLGLPADKELLAQELDVRPVAPVAPGVSGPPPRRYGMSVGLRVEVDVLEVSMLLGARGEDEEDAPESGSTILPITPAVSLGYTREKLGGALTLLVQPSPGLRAEGQFHPLTLGWVRPYARLGATAFFREKDAQGVYTFLGGVSGRGALGADVQLNSRMFVFADVAYERFFIGGDRYRSQSVLFSVGVGLFP; this is encoded by the coding sequence TTGTCAGCGGTGGTGGGAGCGCTCACGTACCTGGCGGTACCCGTCGCACACGCGGAGGAGTCGTCGAAGGTCGTGGTGCCGACAACGAAGAACCCCTACATCTCCGCGGTCGCCACGCTCTACAAGAAGGCCAGGTACGAGGAGGCCCAGTCCAAGCTGGAGAAGGCCTTGGAGTGGAAGTCCAATGGGACCCAGGAGGTACTCTGGCTCAAGCTCATGCAGGGCGTGCTGCAGGCGGAGCTGGCCCAGGGAAATGCGCTGGAGTCCTTCAAGGAGGCCCTGGCGCTGAACAAGGAAGCGCAGTTGCCCGTGCAGGGCTCCAGGCGCTTGCGCAAGCTCTTCGAGCAGGCCCGCAGCACGCTCGGGCTGCCCGCGGACAAGGAGCTCCTGGCGCAGGAGTTGGATGTGAGACCTGTTGCTCCTGTGGCGCCAGGGGTGTCTGGCCCCCCACCGCGGCGGTATGGAATGAGCGTGGGACTACGCGTCGAGGTGGATGTGCTCGAGGTCAGTATGCTCTTGGGGGCGCGCGGCGAGGATGAGGAGGATGCGCCCGAGTCCGGCTCCACCATCTTGCCCATCACTCCCGCGGTGAGCCTCGGGTACACCCGCGAGAAGCTGGGGGGCGCGCTGACGCTGCTGGTACAGCCCTCACCGGGACTCAGGGCGGAGGGGCAATTCCATCCGCTCACGCTGGGGTGGGTGCGGCCCTATGCGAGGTTGGGCGCCACGGCTTTCTTCCGAGAGAAGGACGCGCAAGGGGTATACACCTTTCTCGGAGGTGTGAGCGGACGAGGGGCCCTCGGGGCGGACGTGCAGTTGAATTCCCGCATGTTTGTCTTTGCCGACGTGGCCTACGAGCGCTTCTTCATCGGTGGAGATCGGTACAGGTCGCAGTCAGTTCTGTTCTCGGTGGGCGTGGGCCTGTTCCCCTGA